A genomic region of Cyprinus carpio isolate SPL01 chromosome B13, ASM1834038v1, whole genome shotgun sequence contains the following coding sequences:
- the plekhh2 gene encoding pleckstrin homology domain-containing family H member 2, with protein sequence MAEGDESTGGEWKEKCMALEALLFKFRGQMSVIRELTAEKMQQLETQVLEAERRAHEANQQVQWMEERLKASDIQSSNSELPLFRRCQNLQALLQEKDKLIATLEQQLEEQKQNRIQDAKAVEEKAAKIKEWVMRKLNEFDIENASLREINQQQEAEIQDLRRRLQAMELTLGSGGPVQPNVGEAQRLSSLTFGCFQIRGKSPQVLTGPEPSKKSISTLPDRDPTHKDCRRPSTDSRMKQECPETECVGRCPKTGSEDEDERDSTCGGSSILSSAASEGERSLFGGLRFSRPASETYHTASDDSSSLFDDDMQRVECSRICLPGTKSASEKDNEKVDTEDGSSDELNKRFQSQRLDSSSSSSDTNTPSSILTPALTPKRPTPSQDSQDTPASPKQPRLRNPNTCNVSLALAKKHLSQPPLYSEAAHGRTRNAFSMLRPLQPQETDMDQEQKMETGEREHADVSAAEVPPEEPETPDASAAVPGNKPPTPPLHRLPSWESRIYAVAKSGIRLSETSCTDVANKDSSHASSCPAHMLYTSLIYRSTSTPVFATHKGKATLLSNSEFSEESSSSEEDSSEECQSNSGEEENSQTSGSESHKSSSHESPRSLKRAVSLSSMTSESDYAIPPDAYSTDTECSEPENKLPKTCSSSTDNGKTESMEKSGYLLKMVKTWKKTWKRHWFVLKDGELLYYKSPSDVIRKPQGQIELNACSTIARGDGKQMLQVVTGKSVCNLKADSPNLLEEWLRVLQSVLRIKAASPLFTHPDTRPIMKGHLTKVKHGYSKHVWCALFGKTLYYFRNQEDKFPLGQIKLWEARVEEVHKSCDVAEVSAQYTLSIQSVNQDPVYLLIDSPYEKTSWLYHLSVAAGSAVEQVGTEFEQLLGKLLRIEGDPGSQLWRHPTLCFTNEGLSSPLTTLPSQALQTEAIKLFKTCQLFINVAIDTPAIDYHVTLAQCALQVCLTHPELQNEIYCQLIKQTQKTPPYGPPGTLQGWQFLALCVGLFLPTPPILWYLQVHLKRHGDSRTEEGKYAIYCQRSLERTQQKGDRQARSSRTEILSILLRNPYHHSLPFSVPVHFLNNTYQVVSFDASTTVEEFQSRLNQDTGMRKTAQSGFSLYSDDPTGKDLEHCLQGNLKICDIISKWEQASKEQHTGKSENARTVKLTYKNRVYFSQQMRGETERERLLLAYQTNLEITAGHFPVNKELALEMAALLAQVEFGDFERPFSPGPSGAAQTKSNQTLKQVLERFYPKHYRHSCTEEQMRQLLQRLSARWASLRGRSSSECIRIYLTVARKWSFFGAKLFEAESVTPSQKNVRVWLAVHEDGVSMLEFNSVKVLASYPYKSIVTFGACGQDFMLSSGTNTSKDKSTEKHLFAMAPSKVRDVTLLIASYINCTQQRKAAAHHLSAPALLLALSGEMKKSKESRSKSPPAACKPSKAPTLL encoded by the exons ATGGCGGAGGGCGATGAAAGCACAGGAGGGGAGTGGAAAGAGAAATGCATGGCCCTCGAGGCCCTGCTCTTTAAGTTCCGTGGACAGATGAGCGTGATCCGAGAGCTCACGGCAGAAAAG ATGCAGCAGCTGGAGACGCAGGTACTGGAAGCAGAGCGGCGGGCACATGAGGCCAACCAGCAG gtgcaATGGATGGAAGAGCGTCTAAAGGCATCAGATATCCAGTCGAGTAATTCAGAGCTGCCGCTGTTCAGGCGCTGTCAAAATCTTCAAGCGCTACTGCAAGAGAAAGACAAGCTTATTGCCACCCTTGAGCAACAGCTGGAGGAACAG AAACAGAACCGAATCCAAGATGCCAAGGCGGTTGAAGAAAAAGCAGCCAAAATCAAAGAATGGGTCATGAGGAAGTTGAATGAA TTTGATATAGAGAATGCCTCTCTGAGAGAGATCAACCAACAACAGGAGGCTGAGATACAAGACCTGAGAAGACGACTGCAAG ccATGGAGCTGACTTTGGGTTCTGGTGGCCCAGTGCAGCCCAATGTGGGTGAGGCCCAGCGGCTCAGCAGTCTGACTTTTGGCTGTTTCCAAATTAGAGGGAAGAGCCCTCAGGTACTGACGGGCCCAGAGCCATCCAAGAAGAGCATCAGCACCCTGCCAGATCGTGACCCCACACACAAAGACTGCAGGAGACCCTCTACTG ATTCTAGAATGAAACAAGAATGTCCAGAAACAGAGTGTGTTGGTCGTTGCCCTAAGACAGGATCAGAGGACGAGGATGAGCGGGACAGTACCTGTGGTGGCTCCTCTATCCTGTCCAGTGCTGCCTCGGAAGGGGAGAGGAGTCTGTTTGGAGGTTTGCGTTTCAGTCGACCCGCCAGTGAGACCTACCACACAGCCTCAGACGACAGCAGCTCGCTGTTTGACGATGACATGCAGCGCGTGGAGTGCTCCAGAATTTGCCTTCCTGGCACCAAAAGCGCTTCAGAAAAAGACAACGAGAAGGTGGACACTGAGGATGGATCCTCAGATGAGCTGAACAAACGCTTCCAGTCACAAAGGCTTGATTCTTCGTCATCCTCCAGTGACACAAACACTCCTAGCTCCATATTAACTCCAGCTCTCACACCAAAGCGGCCCACCCCATCCCAGGACTCCCAAGACACCCCAGCCTCCCCCAAACAGCCCCGACTGCGCAATCCAAACACGTGTAATGTTAGTTTGGCATTGGCTAAAAAGCATCTGAGTCAGCCTCCGCTGTACAGTGAAGCTGCGCATGGGCGGACACGAAACGCCTTCAGCATGCTACGTCCTCTACAGCCTCAGGAAACAGATATGGACCAAGAGCAAAAGATGGAGACTGGTGAACGAGAGCATGCTGATGTGTCTGCAGCTGAAGTGCCACCCGAGGAACCAGAAACACCCGACGCCTCTGCAGCTGTGCCCGGGAATAAACCTCCGACCCCTCCACTGCACAGACTGCCCTCTTGG GAGAGCAGAATATATGCTGTGGCAAAATCTGGAATTCGTCTGTCAGAGACATCGTGTACAGATGTAGCTAATAAAG ACTCCTCCCACGCATCCTCATGCCCCGCCCACATGCTCTACACGTCCCTCATCTACAGGAGCACAAGCACACCTGTCTTTGCCACACACAAAGGG AAAGCGACTTTGTTAAGCAACAGTGAGTTCTCCGAGGAGTCGTCTAGTTCTGAGGAGGACAGTTCGGAGGAGTGTCAGTCTAACTCTGGAGAGGAGGAGAACTCCCAGACCTCTGGATCAGAGTCACACAAGAGCAGTAGCCATGAAAGCCCCCGCTCACTTAAGAGAG CTGTGTCATTGTCTTCTATGACATCTGAGAGTGACTACGCCATCCCTCCTGATGCTTACTCCACTGACACAGAGTGCTCTGAACCTGAAAACAAACTCCCAAAGACCTGCTCCTCCAGCACTGACAACGGCAAGACT GAGTCTATGGAGAAATCTGGGTACCTGCTCAAGATGGTTAAGACATGGAAGAAAACGTGGAAGAGACACTGGTTTGTTCTGAAGGATGGGGAGCTTCTCTACTACAAATCACCA AGTGACGTGATCCGTAAACCCCAAGGTCAGATTGAGCTGAATGCATGCAGCACTATAGCTCGTGGTGATGGCAAGCAGATGCTTcag GTGGTGACAGGTAAGAGTGTGTGTAATCTGAAGGCAGATTCCCCAAACCTGCTGGAGGAGTGGCTGAGGGTCCTGCAGAGTGTCCTGAGGATCAAAGCTGCTAGTCCGCTCTTCACTCACCCTGACACACGGCCCATTATGAAAGGACATCTGACAAAG GTGAAGCATGGCTACTCTAAGCATGTGTGGTGTGCACTGTTTGGGAAGACTCTCTACTACTTCAGAAATCAAGAGGACAAG TTTCCTCTGGGTCAGATCAAACTGTGGGAGGCTCGTGTGGAGGAAGTGCATAAGTCATGTGACGTAGCTGAAGTCTCTGCTCAGTACACCCTCTCCATTCAGTCAGTGAATCAGGACCCGGTATACCTGCTCATCGACTCTCCTTATGAGAAG ACGTCCTGGCTGTACCATCTGTCTGTGGCCGCGGGCAGCGCAGTGGAGCAGGTGGGGACTGAGTTCGAGCAGCTGCTTGGTAAACTGCTCCGCATAGAGGGAGATCCAG GGTCTCAGCTCTGGAGACACCCGACGCTCTGCTTCACTAATGAAGGACTGTCGTCTCCTCTCACCACCCTTCCTTCACAAGCTCTACAAACTGAAGCCATCAAGCTCTTTAAG ACGTGTCAGCTCTTCATTAACGTGGCCATTGACACTCCAGCCATAGATTATCACGTGACTCTTGCCCAGTGTGCTCTCCAAGTGTGTCTCACCCATCCAGAGCTGCAGAACGAGATCTACTGCCAGCTTATCAAACAGACACAGAAGACGCCGCCGTACGGACCGCCGGGAACCCTGCAG GGATGGCAGTTCCTGGCTCTGTGTGTCGGGCTTTTCCTGCCCACACCCCCTATTCTTTGGTATTTGCAGGTTCATCTCAAAAGGCATGGAGATTCCAG GACTGAAGAAGGGAAGTATGCCATTTACTGTCAGCGCTCACTGGAGAGGACGCAGCAGAAGGGGGATCGGCAAGCCCGATCGTCACGAACGGAGATCCTGTCAATCTTACTCAGGAACCCTTATCATCACTCTCTGCCTTTCAGCGTCCCTGTACACTTCCTAAACAACACCTACCAG gttGTTAGTTTTGATGCTTCAACCACAGTGGAGGAGTTTCAGAGTCGTCTGAACCAGGACACGGGCATGAGGAAAACTGCTCAGTCTGGTTTCAGCCTTTATTCTGACGACCCCACTGGCAAAGACCTTGAGCACTGTCTTCAGGGAAACCTAAAG ATCTGTGACATTATTTCAAAATGGGAGCAAGCCTCGAAGGAGCAGCACACAGGCAAATCAGAGAACGCCAGGACGGTGAAACTCACTTATAAGAATCG GGTATACTTCTCCCAGCAGATGAGAGGGGAGACCGAGAGAGAGCGCTTGCTTCTGGCGTACCAAACAAATTTGGAAATTACAGCTGGTCACTTCCCTGTCAACAAAGAGCTTGCTTTAGAAATGGCCGCCCTGCTTGCTCAG GTGGAGTTTGGGGACTTTGAGCGTCCATTTAGTCCAGGTCCTTCAGGAGCTGCACAGACCAAATCTAACCAGACCCTGAAACAGGTTCTAGAGCGCTTCTACCCGAAGCATTACCGACACTCCTGCACTGAGGAACAAATGAG GCAGTTGCTGCAGAGGCTCTCTGCCCGATGGGCATCTCTGAGGGGTCGGAGTTCATCAGAGTGCATACGAATTTACCTAACCGTGGCTCGCAAGTGGTCATTTTTTGGAGCCAAACTATTTGAGGCTGAG tcCGTGACTCCATCACAGAAGAACGTGCGTGTATGGCTGGCAGTACATGAAGATGGAGTCAGCATGCTAGAGTTCAACTCTGTA AAAGTCCTTGCGTCCTACCCTTATAAAAGCATCGTGACATTTGGAGCGTGTGGTCAGGACTTTATGCTGAGTTCTGGCACAAACACATCCAAAGATAAGTCTACAGAGAAGCATCTGTTTGCCATGGCCCCGTCAAAG